A region of Bacillus cabrialesii DNA encodes the following proteins:
- the narJ gene encoding nitrate reductase molybdenum cofactor assembly chaperone — protein sequence MNTTDRQITFSALSCLLSYPDEEWRAELPDWKALIHEIGNQQIREKLLRFFEASACFTPEALIEHYVYTFDFGKKTNMYVTYFNSGEQRERGIELLHLKNTYQQSGFLPTEKELPDYLPLMLEFAAVAEAEAARSVFGKYLSNVRELASRLEKNDSIYAELLHVLLAALENIGVRESTEEGAVQA from the coding sequence ATGAACACCACAGACCGGCAAATCACGTTCTCCGCTCTTTCCTGTCTTCTGTCTTATCCGGATGAAGAGTGGAGAGCCGAGCTTCCCGATTGGAAGGCTCTTATCCATGAAATTGGCAATCAGCAAATCCGTGAGAAACTGCTGCGCTTTTTCGAGGCGTCAGCCTGTTTTACACCAGAAGCGCTGATTGAACACTATGTCTACACGTTTGACTTCGGGAAAAAAACGAATATGTACGTCACATACTTCAACTCAGGCGAGCAAAGGGAACGCGGCATTGAATTGCTGCATTTAAAAAACACCTACCAGCAATCCGGTTTCCTTCCGACAGAGAAAGAACTGCCAGATTATCTGCCGCTTATGCTGGAATTTGCCGCGGTTGCGGAGGCTGAAGCAGCGAGAAGCGTGTTTGGAAAATATCTGTCCAATGTGAGGGAGCTTGCATCCCGCCTCGAAAAAAATGACAGCATATACGCTGAGTTGCTGCACGTGCTGCTGGCCGCGCTGGAAAACATCGGTGTGCGTGAAAGCACTGAAGAAGGGGCTGTTCAGGCATGA
- a CDS encoding YitT family protein, with amino-acid sequence MKRILLILTACLMTSAGVLTLRHSHVLTGGTAGLSLSLTYLFHSSFAIIFFLINIPFYVFSFVRMGIKFTLSTVFAVTALTLFTSADHWLPSVSFSPLAGSICGGALIGFGLSLMFYHQASLGGANILALFLQKRCGWNPGTVNFLFDFGVVLAGIFSVGLLKGLFSLVSIAVTGLIVGFFKNKIKGSYSLKPALLQNITPGQSQEASS; translated from the coding sequence ATGAAGCGGATTTTACTCATTTTAACTGCTTGTCTGATGACAAGCGCCGGGGTCCTGACACTCAGACATTCTCATGTATTAACCGGCGGCACGGCCGGACTGTCACTAAGCCTGACATACTTGTTTCATTCCTCGTTTGCCATTATCTTCTTTCTGATCAATATCCCGTTTTATGTATTTTCTTTCGTCAGAATGGGCATCAAATTCACTCTATCCACCGTTTTTGCAGTCACAGCGCTGACTCTGTTTACAAGCGCGGATCACTGGCTGCCGTCTGTCTCTTTTTCACCGCTCGCCGGTTCGATTTGCGGCGGTGCGCTGATCGGGTTCGGCTTGTCGCTCATGTTTTATCATCAAGCATCGCTCGGCGGCGCCAATATCCTCGCTTTATTTCTGCAAAAGCGCTGCGGGTGGAATCCGGGTACGGTTAATTTCCTCTTCGATTTTGGTGTAGTGCTGGCCGGCATTTTCTCCGTCGGATTGCTGAAAGGGCTCTTCTCCTTAGTGTCGATTGCGGTCACGGGCCTGATCGTCGGCTTCTTCAAAAATAAAATCAAAGGCAGCTACTCCCTCAAGCCGGCTTTGCTCCAGAACATCACACCCGGCCAATCTCAGGAAGCCTCATCATAA
- a CDS encoding ABC transporter ATP-binding protein — protein sequence MLRQFFSYYKPYKTLFFLDFFSAIAGGLMELSFPLIVNYFIDTLLPGRDWGLIIATSIGLFAVYALSSALQYIVTYWGHMLGINIETDMRKSLFDHLQKLSFKFYDNNKTGTLMSKLTNDLMYIGEVAHHGPEDLFIAVMTILGAFGVMLFINWQLALLTFIIMPVVIWLALYFNKKMTKAFTTLNKDIGDFSARVENNIGGIRLVQAFGNEAFEKERFAVNNQRFRLTKLSSYKIMAKNGSISYMLTRFVTLFVLLCGTWFVIRGSLSYGEFVAFVLLTNVLFRPIDKINAIIEMYPRGIAGFKSYMELMETEPDIQDSPDARDVSGLKGNIRYEHVSFGYDEYNSVLNDINLSIQTGETVAFVGPSGAGKSTLCSLLPRFYEATEGDITIDGISIKDMTLSSLRGQIGVVQQDVFLFSGTLRENIAYGRLNASEEDIWQAVKQAHLKELVHNMPDGLDTIIGERGVKLSGGQKQRLSIARMFLKNPSILILDEATSALDTETEAAIQKALQELSEGRTTLVIAHRLATIKDADRIVVVTKNGIEEQGRHHDLIEAGGLYSRLHQAQFGQMVRQ from the coding sequence GTGCTGCGGCAATTTTTTTCGTATTATAAACCATATAAAACGTTGTTCTTTCTCGACTTTTTCTCGGCGATCGCGGGCGGCTTAATGGAGCTGAGTTTTCCTTTGATCGTCAATTATTTTATTGACACCTTGCTTCCGGGCAGGGACTGGGGGCTGATCATCGCAACCTCAATCGGATTATTTGCGGTGTACGCGCTCAGCTCGGCTCTCCAGTATATCGTTACGTATTGGGGACACATGCTCGGGATCAATATCGAGACCGATATGAGAAAGTCGCTTTTTGACCATTTGCAAAAGCTGTCGTTCAAATTTTACGACAACAACAAGACGGGAACGCTGATGTCGAAACTGACGAACGATTTAATGTACATCGGCGAAGTTGCCCATCATGGCCCGGAAGACTTATTCATTGCCGTCATGACCATTCTCGGGGCGTTCGGGGTGATGCTGTTCATTAACTGGCAGCTGGCATTATTAACGTTTATCATCATGCCGGTTGTCATTTGGCTGGCGCTTTATTTCAACAAAAAAATGACCAAAGCGTTTACCACGCTGAACAAAGATATCGGGGACTTCAGCGCGCGGGTAGAAAATAATATCGGCGGCATCCGTCTTGTGCAGGCGTTCGGCAATGAAGCGTTTGAGAAGGAACGCTTTGCCGTCAACAATCAGCGTTTCCGTCTCACAAAGCTTTCTTCATACAAAATCATGGCGAAAAACGGTTCAATCAGTTATATGCTGACTCGGTTTGTCACGCTGTTTGTCCTTTTGTGCGGAACGTGGTTTGTCATTCGCGGCTCCTTATCATACGGGGAGTTCGTGGCGTTTGTGCTACTGACGAATGTGCTGTTCAGGCCCATTGACAAAATTAACGCCATTATCGAAATGTATCCGAGAGGCATCGCCGGTTTCAAAAGCTATATGGAGTTAATGGAGACCGAGCCGGATATTCAGGATTCTCCTGATGCGAGAGACGTTTCAGGCCTGAAGGGCAATATACGCTATGAACATGTTTCATTTGGCTATGACGAATACAACAGCGTCCTCAATGACATTAACCTATCTATTCAAACGGGGGAAACAGTTGCGTTCGTCGGTCCGTCAGGTGCTGGGAAATCAACGCTATGCAGTCTGCTTCCGCGCTTTTATGAAGCAACGGAGGGTGACATTACAATTGATGGCATCAGCATTAAAGACATGACGCTGTCTTCGCTCCGGGGGCAGATTGGCGTCGTGCAGCAGGACGTTTTCTTATTCTCAGGCACGCTTCGAGAAAATATCGCCTACGGCCGATTAAACGCATCAGAAGAAGACATTTGGCAGGCTGTGAAGCAGGCGCATCTGAAAGAGCTCGTCCATAACATGCCGGATGGGCTGGATACCATCATCGGCGAACGCGGCGTGAAGCTTTCCGGCGGGCAAAAGCAGCGCCTGTCAATTGCGCGGATGTTCTTGAAAAATCCTTCGATCCTGATTCTTGATGAAGCGACCTCCGCCCTTGATACAGAAACAGAAGCGGCCATCCAAAAGGCGCTTCAGGAATTATCGGAGGGACGCACGACGCTCGTGATCGCCCACAGGCTGGCGACGATTAAAGACGCGGACAGAATTGTGGTCGTCACAAAGAATGGTATTGAAGAACAGGGCCGCCATCATGACCTGATCGAAGCCGGAGGCCTATACAGCAGGCTGCATCAAGCGCAATTCGGGCAAATGGTGCGGCAATAG
- the arfM gene encoding Crp/Fnr family transcriptional regulator ArfM, translated as MKQCDYLLFLKQLPMFNEVPLDIVETLLKNGIFIRGSSDQSPSFLHSQSVYIVLKGSVRFMDSRLPEGSRTVALWEKGDVFPIDEKGGMYLSPFISVNATSDILILNIPYYIFKKMMSYNPQLQMNFLAMLQQNVFCSYQLFLRYLHTSQDKNAEPGS; from the coding sequence ATGAAACAATGTGACTATTTATTATTTCTGAAACAACTTCCTATGTTTAATGAAGTGCCTCTAGACATTGTCGAAACCTTGCTGAAAAACGGAATATTTATCCGCGGTTCATCTGATCAGTCTCCATCCTTTCTTCATTCTCAATCCGTTTATATTGTATTAAAAGGTAGTGTCCGTTTTATGGACAGCAGGCTCCCTGAAGGGTCGAGAACCGTTGCGCTGTGGGAAAAAGGCGATGTGTTTCCGATTGATGAAAAAGGCGGGATGTATTTATCGCCTTTTATCTCAGTCAATGCCACTTCAGACATTCTGATTCTCAATATCCCTTATTACATATTTAAAAAAATGATGTCTTACAATCCGCAGCTGCAAATGAACTTTTTGGCCATGCTTCAGCAAAATGTCTTTTGTTCCTATCAATTATTTTTGCGGTACCTGCATACATCACAGGATAAAAACGCCGAGCCCGGCTCTTAA
- a CDS encoding nitrate reductase subunit alpha, translated as MKKKKMSPLFRRLNYFSPIEHHSNKHSQTTREDRDWENVYRNRWQYDKVVRSTHGVNCTGSCSWNIYVKNGIVTWEGQNLNYPSTGPDMPDFEPRGCPRGASFSWYIYSPLRVKYPYVRGVLINLWREALQAHQNPLEAWKSIVENPEKAKSYKQARGKGGFVRAEWPEVLKLISASLLYTVMKYGPDRNVGFSPIPAMSMISHASGSRFMSLIGGPMLSFYDWYADLPPASPQIWGDQTDVPESSDWYNSGYIITWGSNVPLTRTPDAHFLAEARYKGAKVISISPDFAESSKFADDWLSIRQGTDGALAMAMGHVILQEFYVNQETERFTEYAKQYTDFPFLVTLSKENGVYTAGRFLHAKDIGRQTKNDQWKPAVWDEQTGAFAIPQGTMGSRWDGQQKWNLHMIDEETGEPIEPRLSVLGIEDEIGTVRIPYFSNDGNKVLERDLPIKKLDLNGEEVCVTTVFDLILANYGVNRGIGEQSAVSYDDPEPFTPGWQEQMTGIKKEAVIQIAREFAQNAIDTDGRSMIIVGAGINHWFNSDTIYRAVLNLVLLVGAQGVNGGGWAHYVGQEKLRPAEGWQTIANAKDWEGVPKLQNGTSFFYFATDQWRYEDQPISDLASPIAASSRYKHHADYNVLAARLGWLPSYPTFNKNGIDLYKEAERAGAATPKDVGAYVASQLQEKKLSFAIEDPDNEANFPRNLFVWRANLISSSGKGHEYFLKHLLGTTNGLMNDDSDSIRPEEIKWREQAPEGKLDLLINLDFRMAGTALYSDIVLPAATWYEKHDLSSTDMHPFIHPFAPAISAPWESKSDWDIFKALSKAVSDLAEEVDMEPVKEVVATPLLHDTMQELAQPFGKINDWSKGECEAIPGKTMPNIQVVERDYKHIFHKMTALGPYAGLKPSGTKGMSWSIADEYESLKKRLGEITSDSVAKGCPNISEAKQAAEAILTLSSTSNGKVAVKAWESLENITNLKLKDLAEEREEECFTFDQITAQPKTVITSPAFTGSEKGGRRYSPFTTNVEKLIPWRTLTGRQSYYVDHELMMEFGETMATFKPILQHRPFLSKRPDQEGKEIVLNYLTPHNKWSVHSMYFDSLPMLTLFRGGPTVWMNKDDAEDTDIKDNDWIECFNRNGVVVARAVLSHRIPKGMAFMHHAQDRHINVPGTKLTNNRGGTHNSPTRIHVKPTQMIGGYAQLSYGFNYYGPTGNQRDLNVVIRKLKEVDWLED; from the coding sequence ATGAAGAAAAAGAAAATGAGTCCGTTGTTTAGGAGATTGAACTATTTCTCTCCTATAGAACACCATTCTAATAAACACAGCCAAACCACCCGCGAAGATCGCGATTGGGAGAATGTATACAGAAACAGATGGCAGTACGACAAAGTCGTTCGCTCCACCCACGGCGTCAACTGCACAGGGTCTTGCAGCTGGAATATTTATGTGAAAAACGGAATTGTCACGTGGGAAGGACAAAACTTGAATTACCCATCAACAGGCCCGGATATGCCTGATTTCGAACCGAGAGGCTGTCCGCGGGGGGCCAGTTTTTCATGGTATATCTACAGTCCGCTTCGTGTGAAATACCCATACGTGCGCGGTGTGCTGATCAATTTGTGGCGGGAAGCATTGCAGGCTCATCAAAATCCGCTCGAAGCCTGGAAATCAATCGTTGAAAACCCTGAAAAAGCGAAGTCCTATAAACAGGCAAGAGGGAAAGGCGGTTTTGTCCGCGCTGAATGGCCGGAGGTGCTGAAGCTGATTTCAGCCTCTCTGCTGTATACAGTCATGAAATACGGGCCTGACCGGAATGTCGGCTTTTCTCCTATTCCGGCCATGTCCATGATCAGCCACGCATCAGGCTCACGGTTTATGTCGTTAATCGGCGGCCCTATGCTCAGTTTTTATGACTGGTATGCGGATCTTCCGCCGGCGTCCCCGCAAATTTGGGGTGACCAGACGGACGTACCGGAAAGCAGTGATTGGTACAATTCAGGCTATATCATCACATGGGGCTCCAACGTTCCGTTAACGAGAACCCCTGACGCGCACTTTTTGGCGGAGGCCCGCTATAAAGGGGCTAAGGTCATTTCGATCAGTCCGGATTTTGCGGAATCCTCAAAGTTCGCGGATGACTGGCTGAGTATCCGCCAAGGGACTGACGGAGCGCTTGCGATGGCAATGGGTCACGTCATTTTGCAGGAGTTTTACGTGAATCAAGAGACGGAACGTTTCACTGAGTACGCGAAGCAATACACCGATTTTCCATTCCTCGTCACTCTGTCAAAAGAAAATGGCGTATACACAGCAGGGCGGTTTCTGCATGCAAAGGACATCGGGCGGCAGACAAAAAATGATCAATGGAAGCCTGCGGTCTGGGATGAACAGACAGGCGCGTTTGCCATACCGCAAGGGACAATGGGCTCCCGCTGGGACGGGCAGCAGAAATGGAACCTGCATATGATTGATGAAGAAACCGGAGAGCCGATTGAACCCCGTCTCTCTGTGCTCGGAATAGAGGACGAAATCGGTACGGTGCGCATTCCGTATTTTTCAAATGACGGAAATAAAGTGCTTGAGCGGGATCTTCCTATTAAAAAACTGGACCTGAACGGTGAAGAAGTATGTGTCACAACCGTGTTTGACTTGATACTGGCCAACTACGGAGTGAACCGGGGTATCGGTGAACAATCCGCTGTCTCTTATGATGACCCTGAGCCGTTTACGCCTGGCTGGCAGGAACAGATGACAGGAATCAAAAAAGAAGCCGTTATTCAGATTGCCAGAGAGTTCGCTCAAAATGCGATCGATACAGACGGCCGGTCCATGATTATCGTAGGGGCGGGGATCAACCACTGGTTCAACTCCGACACAATCTACCGCGCGGTGTTAAATCTTGTTTTGCTGGTAGGCGCCCAAGGCGTAAACGGCGGAGGCTGGGCTCATTACGTGGGGCAGGAAAAGCTCCGTCCTGCTGAAGGATGGCAGACGATTGCCAATGCAAAGGATTGGGAGGGTGTGCCCAAGCTGCAAAACGGCACCTCGTTTTTCTACTTTGCGACAGACCAGTGGCGTTACGAAGACCAGCCGATCAGTGACTTGGCTTCACCGATCGCAGCGTCCTCCCGCTACAAGCATCACGCCGATTACAATGTGCTGGCGGCGCGGTTAGGGTGGCTGCCGTCCTACCCGACATTCAATAAAAACGGCATTGATCTATACAAGGAAGCTGAAAGAGCGGGGGCGGCAACACCGAAAGACGTCGGTGCGTACGTGGCCTCACAGCTTCAAGAGAAAAAACTGTCATTCGCGATTGAAGATCCCGACAATGAAGCCAATTTTCCAAGGAATCTCTTCGTATGGCGGGCAAATCTGATCTCCAGCTCAGGAAAAGGGCATGAATATTTTCTTAAGCATCTTTTGGGGACGACGAACGGTTTGATGAATGACGACAGCGACAGCATCCGCCCTGAAGAAATCAAATGGCGGGAGCAGGCGCCGGAAGGGAAGCTCGACTTATTAATCAATCTTGATTTTCGAATGGCGGGTACGGCGCTGTATTCCGATATCGTGCTGCCGGCGGCGACATGGTATGAAAAACACGATCTCAGCAGCACGGATATGCACCCGTTCATTCATCCTTTTGCTCCGGCTATTTCGGCTCCGTGGGAATCGAAGTCAGACTGGGATATTTTCAAGGCTCTGTCTAAAGCCGTTTCCGATCTGGCGGAAGAAGTCGATATGGAGCCGGTGAAAGAAGTGGTCGCGACGCCGCTCCTCCACGACACGATGCAGGAGTTGGCCCAGCCGTTCGGCAAAATCAATGACTGGAGCAAAGGCGAATGTGAAGCCATTCCGGGAAAAACGATGCCGAACATCCAAGTCGTTGAACGGGATTACAAGCATATCTTTCATAAAATGACCGCGCTCGGGCCTTACGCCGGTTTAAAACCGAGCGGAACAAAAGGAATGAGCTGGTCGATAGCCGATGAATATGAATCACTCAAAAAGAGATTGGGAGAAATCACCTCGGACAGCGTCGCAAAGGGATGTCCGAATATAAGTGAAGCGAAGCAGGCGGCAGAAGCGATTTTAACCCTATCGTCCACTTCAAATGGAAAAGTCGCCGTGAAAGCTTGGGAATCGCTTGAAAACATCACAAACCTGAAGCTGAAAGACCTGGCGGAAGAACGGGAGGAAGAATGCTTTACGTTCGACCAAATTACAGCTCAGCCGAAAACGGTCATCACGTCTCCGGCATTTACCGGCTCGGAAAAAGGAGGGCGCAGGTACTCGCCGTTTACGACGAACGTAGAAAAATTAATCCCGTGGCGAACACTGACCGGCAGACAATCTTATTATGTCGATCATGAACTGATGATGGAATTCGGTGAAACGATGGCGACATTTAAACCGATCCTCCAGCATCGTCCGTTCCTAAGCAAGCGGCCTGATCAAGAGGGCAAAGAAATCGTCCTTAATTATTTGACGCCGCACAATAAATGGTCCGTCCACAGCATGTATTTTGATTCCCTGCCGATGCTGACGCTGTTCCGCGGCGGACCGACCGTGTGGATGAATAAAGATGACGCAGAGGACACGGATATCAAAGACAACGATTGGATTGAATGCTTCAACCGAAACGGTGTTGTCGTCGCGAGAGCGGTTTTGTCCCACCGGATTCCTAAAGGAATGGCGTTTATGCACCATGCCCAGGACCGCCACATCAACGTGCCCGGCACAAAACTGACGAATAACCGCGGAGGCACCCACAACAGCCCGACAAGGATTCACGTCAAGCCGACACAGATGATCGGGGGCTATGCCCAGCTCAGCTACGGCTTTAACTATTACGGTCCAACAGGGAATCAGCGCGACCTGAATGTCGTCATCCGCAAGCTGAAGGAGGTCGATTGGCTTGAAGATTAA
- the cls gene encoding cardiolipin synthase — protein sequence MLKRRLEFFFLYIMLIGAYVIWFFPVSRLEFYGGLLCYVSIIFFSIYSLILENRTSQHTLLWIHILVFFPIAGYMFYLFSGQLYVKGKLFKTKRMYNREKLRKLFHMEETPEVTGLKDNQERFFSYSIRAAHMNINTKSNIKVLKNGEETFPDIFKAMRKAESYIHIEYYMFKSDMLGRGMMDIMMEKARQGVEVRFLYDAAGSIKLAGRDIMNMKQAGVDIVPFSPLKYGFFNQKLNFRNHRKIVIIDGKIGFVGGLNVGKEYISRDPYIGFWRDTHLRLEGEIVQTLHAIFMLDWEYVSNEVLIDQEEYNTPVPVEGEGIYQIVATGPDMKESMSDLYYEMISSAQKSVWIATPYFVPNESIRTALKAAATKGVEVRVMVPEKNDSFLTQYASRSYFPELLLEGIEVYSYQKGFMHQKVLIVDGDLASVGTANMDMRSFQLNFEVNVFFTDAEAIRTLEAHFEEDMMDSEKLSPVGFYKRGMADRTKESFARLFSGVL from the coding sequence ATGCTGAAAAGGAGACTGGAATTTTTCTTTTTATATATCATGCTCATCGGGGCGTATGTCATATGGTTTTTTCCGGTTTCCAGGCTTGAGTTTTACGGAGGATTGCTTTGCTATGTCAGCATTATTTTCTTCAGCATCTATTCGTTAATTCTTGAAAACCGCACCTCACAGCACACGCTGTTATGGATCCACATTCTTGTCTTTTTTCCGATCGCCGGCTACATGTTTTATCTGTTTTCCGGACAGCTTTATGTGAAGGGCAAGCTGTTTAAGACAAAACGAATGTACAACAGGGAAAAGCTCAGGAAGCTGTTTCACATGGAGGAAACGCCGGAAGTGACAGGCCTGAAGGACAATCAGGAAAGGTTTTTTTCGTATTCCATCAGGGCGGCCCATATGAATATCAATACGAAAAGCAATATCAAAGTGCTGAAAAACGGCGAAGAAACTTTTCCGGACATCTTCAAAGCGATGAGGAAAGCGGAATCTTATATACATATTGAATACTACATGTTTAAATCAGACATGCTCGGCCGCGGGATGATGGACATTATGATGGAAAAAGCGCGCCAAGGAGTCGAAGTGCGGTTTTTATATGATGCCGCAGGGAGCATCAAGCTGGCTGGAAGAGATATCATGAACATGAAACAAGCGGGAGTGGACATCGTTCCGTTTTCTCCGCTGAAATACGGATTTTTTAACCAGAAGCTGAATTTCAGAAATCACCGGAAAATCGTGATTATCGACGGGAAAATCGGTTTTGTGGGCGGATTAAACGTCGGGAAGGAATATATCAGCAGAGATCCGTACATCGGGTTTTGGAGAGACACGCACCTGCGGCTGGAAGGAGAAATTGTGCAAACGCTTCACGCCATTTTTATGCTCGATTGGGAATATGTCTCCAATGAAGTGTTAATTGATCAGGAGGAGTACAATACCCCGGTTCCCGTGGAGGGAGAGGGCATTTACCAAATTGTCGCGACAGGTCCTGACATGAAGGAAAGCATGAGCGACCTTTATTATGAAATGATTTCTTCAGCACAGAAATCAGTATGGATCGCCACGCCCTATTTTGTCCCGAATGAGTCCATTCGCACGGCGCTGAAAGCAGCGGCGACAAAAGGCGTGGAGGTAAGGGTCATGGTGCCGGAGAAGAACGACAGCTTTTTGACGCAATACGCGTCAAGATCTTATTTCCCAGAGCTGCTTCTTGAGGGGATTGAAGTGTATTCTTACCAAAAAGGCTTCATGCATCAAAAAGTCTTGATCGTTGATGGCGATCTCGCCTCTGTCGGCACCGCGAATATGGACATGCGCAGCTTCCAGCTCAACTTTGAAGTGAACGTGTTCTTCACGGATGCCGAAGCGATCCGCACACTTGAAGCTCATTTCGAAGAGGATATGATGGACAGTGAAAAACTCAGCCCTGTCGGCTTTTATAAAAGGGGAATGGCTGACCGTACAAAAGAATCCTTTGCCCGTCTGTTTTCGGGTGTTCTGTAA
- the narH gene encoding nitrate reductase subunit beta: MKIKAQIGMVMNLDKCIGCHTCSVTCKNTWTNRSGAEYMYFNNVETKPGIGYPKQWEDQDKYKGGWTLKKGKLELKSGPKTNRLAGLFYNPNQPTIDDYYEPWNYDYETLTNSPQKKHQPVARPKSSLTGDFMNIEWGPNWEDDLAGGHITGLEDPNVQKMEESIKTEFDEVFMMYLPRICEHCINPACVSSCPSGAMYKREEDGIVLVDQNACRSWRYCVSSCPYKKVYFNWQTNKAEKCTLCFPRLEAGLPTICSETCVGRIRYLGVMLYDADKVEEAASVENEKDLYHSQLDVFLDPNDPEVAKLAKEQGIPAEWIEAAQQSPIYKMIIDWKIALPLHPEYRTLPMVWYIPPLSPIMNLFEGKGSQQTAEDIFPAIDQMRIPIDYLAQLLTAGDTDHIRSTLKKMSVMRQYMRAVQTNKSIDPELISSVGLTEQQIEDMYRLLAIAKYDDRFVIPSSHREEVSDLYAEQGSCGLSFSGGPGSCF, from the coding sequence TTGAAGATTAAAGCGCAAATCGGTATGGTCATGAACTTGGATAAATGCATCGGCTGCCACACGTGCAGCGTTACCTGCAAAAATACGTGGACAAACCGTTCCGGTGCGGAATATATGTACTTTAATAATGTAGAAACAAAGCCGGGCATCGGCTACCCCAAGCAATGGGAGGACCAGGACAAATATAAAGGCGGCTGGACATTGAAAAAAGGGAAGCTTGAACTGAAATCAGGCCCGAAAACGAATCGGCTTGCAGGCCTTTTCTATAATCCGAACCAGCCGACGATTGATGATTACTATGAACCTTGGAACTATGATTATGAAACATTAACAAACAGCCCGCAGAAAAAACACCAGCCGGTGGCACGGCCGAAATCGTCCTTGACGGGGGATTTCATGAATATCGAATGGGGCCCGAACTGGGAGGATGATCTCGCAGGCGGCCACATTACGGGGCTTGAAGATCCAAACGTGCAAAAGATGGAGGAGTCGATCAAAACAGAATTCGATGAGGTCTTTATGATGTATCTGCCGCGTATTTGTGAGCACTGCATCAATCCGGCGTGCGTTTCATCCTGCCCGTCCGGCGCTATGTACAAACGCGAGGAAGACGGCATTGTGCTTGTGGATCAAAACGCATGCCGTTCATGGAGATATTGCGTTTCATCCTGTCCTTATAAAAAAGTCTATTTTAACTGGCAAACGAACAAAGCGGAAAAATGCACACTCTGCTTTCCGCGCTTGGAGGCGGGGCTGCCGACCATTTGCTCTGAAACGTGTGTAGGCAGAATCCGCTATCTCGGTGTCATGCTGTATGACGCGGACAAAGTGGAGGAAGCGGCATCTGTTGAAAATGAAAAGGATCTCTACCATTCCCAATTGGACGTTTTTCTTGATCCGAATGATCCTGAGGTTGCCAAATTGGCAAAAGAACAAGGCATCCCGGCTGAATGGATAGAGGCCGCGCAGCAATCGCCGATCTATAAAATGATCATAGATTGGAAGATTGCGCTGCCGCTTCACCCTGAGTACCGCACACTGCCGATGGTTTGGTACATTCCGCCGCTGAGCCCGATTATGAATCTCTTTGAAGGAAAAGGCAGCCAGCAAACGGCGGAAGATATTTTTCCGGCCATCGACCAAATGAGAATTCCGATTGACTATTTGGCGCAGCTGTTAACGGCTGGTGATACGGATCATATTCGGTCGACGTTAAAGAAAATGTCTGTCATGCGCCAGTATATGAGAGCGGTCCAGACGAATAAATCAATCGACCCGGAACTGATCTCCAGTGTCGGCTTAACAGAACAGCAAATTGAAGACATGTATCGGCTGCTTGCGATCGCCAAATATGATGACCGCTTTGTGATTCCGAGCAGCCATCGAGAAGAAGTGTCTGATTTATACGCTGAACAAGGAAGCTGCGGCTTATCATTTTCAGGCGGCCCTGGCTCTTGTTTCTAA
- the narI gene encoding respiratory nitrate reductase subunit gamma, with protein sequence MSGQILWGVMPYIVLTIFIGGHIYRYQHDQFGWTAKSSELLEKKKLAAGSTLFHWGLLCVVGGHVMGILIPEGVYASLGISEHMYHKIAIGAGLPAGIAACTGLVILAYRRLFDKRIRKTSSPSDILTLLLLLFMMLSGVAATFLNIDSKGFDYRTTVGPWFREIVLFRPDASLMESVPLWFKFHIFIGYVVFMLWPFTRLVHVFSLPLKYLTRSYVVYRKRS encoded by the coding sequence ATGAGCGGGCAGATCCTTTGGGGCGTTATGCCATACATTGTATTGACAATCTTTATCGGCGGCCATATTTACCGCTACCAGCATGACCAATTTGGCTGGACGGCGAAATCAAGCGAGCTGTTAGAAAAGAAAAAACTCGCCGCGGGCAGCACACTTTTTCACTGGGGACTGCTGTGCGTCGTCGGCGGGCATGTCATGGGAATTCTGATCCCGGAAGGCGTGTATGCTTCCCTTGGCATTTCAGAGCATATGTATCACAAAATAGCGATCGGCGCTGGCTTGCCGGCGGGCATCGCGGCATGTACCGGACTTGTCATCCTGGCGTACAGAAGGCTGTTTGACAAAAGAATCCGCAAAACGAGCTCGCCATCGGATATCCTTACGCTCCTCCTGCTGCTGTTCATGATGCTGTCAGGCGTTGCGGCCACGTTTCTCAACATTGATTCGAAAGGATTTGATTACCGGACAACAGTCGGGCCGTGGTTTAGGGAAATCGTTTTGTTCAGGCCTGACGCCTCTTTGATGGAGAGTGTCCCGTTATGGTTTAAGTTTCATATCTTTATCGGATACGTCGTTTTTATGCTGTGGCCGTTTACGAGATTGGTTCACGTGTTCAGCCTGCCGCTCAAGTATCTGACCCGAAGCTATGTTGTATATCGGAAACGCTCGTGA